A genomic stretch from Deinococcus radiotolerans includes:
- a CDS encoding prephenate dehydratase translates to MSDPAPATAAVPVLTSGVVAFQGNPGSYGEIAALNAVAGMAETRGYPTFHEVARAVETGEAEYGVLPVENSLMGAIHQSIDLLSETDLHVVGEVVVRVSHCLMALPGVEISDIRRVASQQPALDQCTDLIRKHGWQPVAAHDTAGSAKNLAQSGERDLAAIASERAAQLYGLTILQRNIEDEPFNYTRFMILARREPAPSDAPHKTSLVFAVRHTPGFLVETLNELRGLNLSRIESRPRRDRAWSYLMYVDIEGDARDPKVAQALAGVLRKASYAKIIGSYPSAQGTVN, encoded by the coding sequence ATGAGTGATCCAGCACCCGCGACCGCTGCCGTGCCCGTTCTCACCTCCGGGGTGGTGGCGTTTCAGGGGAATCCCGGTTCGTACGGGGAGATCGCCGCGCTGAACGCCGTGGCCGGCATGGCCGAGACGCGCGGGTACCCGACCTTCCACGAGGTCGCCCGCGCCGTCGAGACCGGCGAGGCCGAGTACGGCGTGCTGCCGGTCGAGAACAGCCTGATGGGCGCCATTCACCAGAGCATCGACCTCCTGAGCGAGACCGACCTGCATGTCGTGGGCGAGGTCGTCGTGCGGGTGTCGCACTGCCTGATGGCGCTGCCTGGCGTGGAGATCAGCGACATCCGCCGCGTGGCCAGCCAGCAACCCGCGCTGGACCAGTGCACGGACCTGATCCGCAAGCACGGCTGGCAGCCGGTCGCCGCGCACGACACGGCGGGCAGCGCGAAGAACCTCGCGCAGAGCGGCGAACGCGACCTTGCCGCCATCGCCAGCGAACGCGCCGCGCAGCTGTACGGCCTGACGATCCTCCAGCGGAACATCGAGGACGAACCGTTCAACTACACGCGCTTCATGATCCTCGCGCGGCGCGAACCCGCCCCGTCCGACGCGCCGCACAAGACCAGCCTCGTGTTCGCCGTGCGCCACACCCCGGGGTTCCTGGTGGAAACGCTGAACGAACTGCGTGGCCTGAACCTCTCCCGTATCGAGAGCCGCCCCCGCCGTGACCGCGCCTGGAGTTACCTGATGTACGTGGACATCGAGGGCGACGCGCGCGACCCGAAGGTCGCCCAGGCGCTCGCCGGGGTGCTGCGCAAGGCCAGCTACGCGAAGATCATCGGCTCGTACCCCAGCGCGCAGGGCACCGTGAACTGA
- a CDS encoding SDR family NAD(P)-dependent oxidoreductase, which produces MRRALLSPPACRDLSALSRAVGGRAVLVTGASSGVGKATALRLGEAGATVLLLARREERLREVAARVGAAGGRAVVIPSDLSDPASVDAAAREVLKAAPVLAGVVSNAGRSVRRRALDGAPRADLDRLLAVNVTGPARLLLALRPALGQSLGAGSVVVNVSSVSARHVGAPRWGAYQGSKAAFDLWVQAAVAEWPGVRGASVYLPLIRTPMIAPTRAYRFLPTLSAAEAAEVVTLPFVRRVVRVAPWWLLGVEVAGIVCPGFLARGLAWAERLEARLERRR; this is translated from the coding sequence GTGCGCCGCGCCCTGCTGTCCCCTCCTGCCTGCCGTGACCTGAGTGCCCTCAGCCGGGCAGTGGGGGGCCGGGCGGTCCTGGTGACCGGTGCGTCGTCCGGGGTGGGCAAGGCGACGGCGCTGCGGCTGGGCGAGGCCGGAGCGACGGTGCTGCTGCTGGCGCGGCGCGAGGAGCGACTGCGGGAGGTGGCCGCTCGGGTCGGGGCGGCCGGGGGCCGGGCGGTGGTGATCCCGTCGGACCTGAGCGACCCGGCGTCGGTGGACGCGGCGGCCCGCGAGGTGCTGAAGGCAGCGCCGGTCCTGGCGGGCGTGGTGAGCAACGCGGGGCGGTCGGTGCGGCGGCGGGCACTGGATGGCGCGCCGAGAGCAGACCTCGATCGGTTGCTGGCCGTGAACGTGACGGGTCCGGCGCGGCTGCTGCTGGCGCTGCGCCCGGCGTTGGGCCAGTCGTTGGGTGCGGGGAGCGTGGTGGTGAACGTGTCGAGCGTGTCGGCGCGGCATGTGGGCGCGCCTCGCTGGGGGGCGTACCAGGGCAGCAAGGCGGCGTTTGACCTGTGGGTGCAGGCGGCGGTGGCCGAGTGGCCGGGGGTGCGGGGCGCGTCGGTGTACCTGCCGCTGATCCGCACGCCGATGATCGCCCCGACCCGCGCGTACCGGTTCCTGCCCACGCTGAGTGCGGCCGAGGCCGCTGAGGTGGTCACGCTGCCGTTCGTGCGGCGGGTGGTGCGGGTCGCGCCGTGGTGGCTGCTGGGCGTGGAGGTCGCGGGCATCGTGTGTCCGGGCTTCCTGGCGCGGGGACTGGCGTGGGCCGAGCGACTCGAGGCCCGGCTAGAGCGGCGACGGTGA
- a CDS encoding class I adenylate-forming enzyme family protein, producing the protein MRRTWAAVRATGALGEQPVRAVLSLLRCLGCEGRTLEGVVAWQARCAPDRLALSDEAERVTYAELHARVQERVRAWRGAHPPGTLVGLEGGGGQVAFVVDLLAGLRLGWRVVPLAPGQEGTGLASLPPPSSPPVAGQGGWLLPRAGCPVLMTSGSSGALRLVRSAVRPMAALRFAGALLAALRPHRDAAVVLPLPLWHGHGLATLALAMGVGAPLHLRAGATPQEIWATLEVEGAEVLAVVPTVLHRLLAVPGNAPRLRVVLSGSAPLPPELATATRARLGDVLFNAFGSTELGVLTLATPADLRAAPASVGRPLPGVSVRVAPDGRVLVRGLLRRGWHPTGDLGVLDASGRLTLRGRADDLMVIGGENVWPAQLEAALLAVPGIVACAVLPVPCAEYGQRPVAFVEGNVDEAALHIFAQSRWPRRLRPVRWVLGPLPRTPLGKVTRGDLRSLHG; encoded by the coding sequence GTGAGGCGGACGTGGGCGGCGGTACGGGCAACGGGCGCGCTGGGCGAGCAACCCGTACGGGCGGTCCTGTCCCTGCTGCGCTGCCTGGGATGCGAGGGCCGGACACTAGAGGGCGTGGTGGCGTGGCAGGCGCGGTGCGCCCCGGATCGGCTGGCCCTGTCGGACGAGGCTGAGCGCGTGACCTACGCCGAGTTACACGCGCGGGTGCAGGAACGGGTGCGGGCGTGGCGGGGTGCGCACCCGCCGGGCACCCTCGTTGGCCTGGAGGGTGGCGGCGGGCAGGTGGCGTTCGTGGTAGATCTCCTGGCCGGACTGCGGTTGGGCTGGCGGGTCGTGCCGCTCGCGCCGGGTCAGGAGGGAACGGGGCTGGCGTCTCTCCCACCACCCTCTTCCCCACCAGTGGCCGGTCAGGGAGGCTGGTTGCTGCCGCGTGCGGGATGCCCGGTGCTCATGACATCGGGGAGTTCCGGGGCGCTGCGGCTGGTCCGGTCGGCCGTGCGGCCAATGGCGGCGCTGCGGTTCGCGGGGGCGCTGCTGGCCGCGCTGCGGCCACACCGGGACGCGGCGGTCGTGCTGCCCCTGCCGCTGTGGCACGGGCATGGACTGGCGACCCTGGCCCTGGCCATGGGGGTGGGGGCGCCGCTGCACCTGCGCGCCGGAGCCACGCCTCAGGAGATCTGGGCCACACTGGAAGTCGAGGGCGCGGAGGTGCTGGCGGTCGTCCCCACGGTCCTGCACCGACTGCTGGCCGTGCCAGGGAACGCGCCCCGGCTGCGGGTGGTGCTGAGCGGGTCCGCGCCGCTGCCGCCGGAACTGGCGACCGCGACCCGCGCGCGGCTGGGGGACGTGCTGTTCAATGCGTTCGGCAGTACGGAACTGGGCGTGCTGACCCTGGCGACCCCGGCTGACCTGCGCGCCGCGCCGGCGTCGGTGGGTCGGCCCCTGCCGGGCGTGTCCGTGCGGGTCGCGCCGGACGGGCGGGTGCTGGTGCGCGGGCTGCTGCGCCGGGGCTGGCACCCGACCGGTGATCTGGGCGTGCTGGACGCCTCGGGGCGATTGACGCTGCGGGGGCGGGCGGACGACCTGATGGTGATCGGTGGGGAGAACGTGTGGCCCGCTCAGCTGGAAGCGGCGCTGCTGGCCGTGCCGGGGATCGTCGCGTGCGCGGTCCTGCCGGTGCCGTGCGCCGAGTACGGGCAGCGGCCGGTGGCGTTCGTGGAGGGCAACGTGGACGAGGCGGCGCTGCACATCTTCGCGCAGTCGCGGTGGCCGCGTCGCCTGAGGCCTGTACGGTGGGTCCTGGGTCCGCTCCCGAGGACGCCTCTGGGCAAGGTGACGCGCGGTGATCTCCGTTCTCTCCACGGCTGA
- a CDS encoding PhzF family phenazine biosynthesis isomerase encodes MIAYSEVSAFTETPGHGNRAGVVLDAAHLSRQDMQALAELLGAPETVFITRREGNIARVRYFTPTQEVDFCGHATIALGFTLAQAGQWPDGQDLHLDTLVGRVPLRLHSEAGVPRRVWMRQPSPTYRAVPATLRADLAEALGIDHRMIHRGLPLAAASTGLWSVFVPLLDAVILDGLEPDLTRVHTLSDALGVGSIYAYAPMGVNRFAARDFAPALGIPEDPVTGSAGGALMALLASQGRLPVRGERACGLVYQGHALGTPGEVEVELELDGQRVTKVHVGGCATVEREGIWSPPTPATR; translated from the coding sequence ATGATCGCCTACAGCGAGGTCAGTGCCTTCACCGAGACGCCCGGACACGGCAACCGGGCGGGCGTGGTGCTGGACGCCGCGCACCTCTCCCGGCAGGACATGCAGGCGCTCGCCGAGCTGCTGGGCGCCCCCGAGACCGTGTTCATCACCCGCCGCGAGGGCAACATCGCGCGCGTCCGGTACTTCACGCCCACCCAGGAGGTGGACTTCTGCGGGCACGCCACCATAGCCCTGGGGTTCACGCTGGCGCAGGCCGGGCAGTGGCCCGACGGGCAGGACCTCCACCTCGACACGCTGGTGGGCCGCGTGCCGCTGCGCCTGCACAGCGAGGCGGGCGTACCGCGCCGCGTGTGGATGCGGCAGCCCTCCCCCACCTACCGCGCCGTGCCCGCCACGCTGCGCGCCGATCTGGCCGAGGCGCTCGGCATCGACCACCGCATGATCCACCGCGGCCTGCCGCTGGCCGCTGCCAGTACGGGCCTCTGGAGCGTGTTCGTGCCGCTGCTGGACGCCGTGATCCTGGACGGACTGGAGCCGGACCTGACGCGCGTCCACACGCTGAGCGACGCGCTGGGCGTGGGCAGCATCTACGCGTACGCGCCGATGGGCGTGAACCGCTTCGCCGCGCGGGACTTCGCGCCTGCCCTGGGCATCCCCGAGGACCCCGTGACCGGCAGCGCGGGCGGCGCCCTGATGGCGCTGCTGGCCAGTCAGGGCCGCCTGCCGGTGCGGGGCGAGCGCGCCTGCGGCCTCGTGTATCAGGGGCACGCGCTGGGCACGCCGGGCGAGGTCGAGGTCGAACTGGAACTCGACGGGCAGCGCGTCACGAAGGTGCATGTGGGCGGCTGCGCCACCGTGGAACGCGAGGGCATCTGGTCGCCCCCCACGCCCGCCACCCGCTGA
- a CDS encoding Cof-type HAD-IIB family hydrolase, translated as MLGLICVDVDGTLVGTGNLVRDDVWAALADARARGVRIALCSGRPAIGNARAYAERLDPDGWHVFQNGASIVNVGSGASLSEAIPEDGLKLLIDRAAHTDRLLEVYTDLEFAITKPGDLAERHAALLGVPYEARTPESLDGTVVRAQWVVPRAEEGTVVAEPHPGMDLHPAGSPVMPDAMFISVTRAGVSKGTAVQRVAAQYGLSMDRVMMVGDGENDVTAMRVVGHPVAMGNADAPAVAASRYRVAHVDEGGLREAVELAMTL; from the coding sequence ATGCTTGGACTGATCTGTGTGGATGTGGACGGCACCCTGGTGGGCACCGGGAACCTCGTGCGGGACGACGTGTGGGCCGCGCTGGCGGACGCCCGCGCGCGCGGCGTGCGGATCGCGCTGTGCAGCGGCCGCCCCGCCATCGGTAACGCCCGCGCGTACGCCGAGCGGCTCGACCCGGACGGCTGGCACGTCTTCCAGAACGGCGCGAGCATCGTCAACGTGGGCAGCGGTGCCAGCCTGTCCGAAGCCATCCCCGAGGATGGATTAAAGCTGCTGATCGACCGCGCCGCGCACACGGACCGCCTTCTGGAGGTCTACACCGACCTGGAGTTCGCCATCACAAAACCCGGTGACCTAGCTGAGCGGCACGCGGCCCTGCTGGGCGTTCCCTACGAAGCGCGCACGCCGGAGAGCCTGGACGGCACGGTCGTCCGCGCGCAGTGGGTCGTGCCCCGCGCCGAGGAAGGCACGGTCGTCGCCGAACCCCACCCGGGCATGGACCTGCACCCGGCGGGCAGCCCGGTCATGCCGGACGCGATGTTCATCAGCGTCACGCGCGCCGGGGTCAGCAAGGGCACGGCCGTGCAGCGCGTCGCGGCGCAGTACGGCCTGAGCATGGACCGCGTCATGATGGTCGGCGACGGCGAAAACGACGTGACCGCCATGCGCGTCGTGGGCCACCCGGTCGCCATGGGGAACGCCGACGCGCCCGCCGTCGCCGCCAGCCGCTACCGCGTCGCGCACGTGGACGAGGGCGGCCTGCGCGAAGCGGTCGAGCTCGCCATGACCCTCTGA
- a CDS encoding DUF1622 domain-containing protein, with amino-acid sequence MLELVKGWTEIVATGVEVAAALIIALAALLALIRALVAFARPSAQPDAQKESLRLELGRWLAVALEFTLAADILRTAIAPSWDDIGKLAAIAALRTLLNFFLQREIDGHRARGAEAEAAARDGAVSSGTAGR; translated from the coding sequence ATGCTGGAGCTGGTGAAGGGCTGGACGGAGATCGTGGCGACCGGGGTGGAGGTCGCGGCGGCCCTGATCATCGCGCTGGCGGCGCTGCTGGCGCTGATCCGGGCGCTGGTGGCGTTCGCGCGGCCCTCGGCGCAGCCGGACGCGCAGAAGGAGTCGCTGCGGCTGGAGTTGGGCCGCTGGCTGGCGGTGGCGCTAGAATTCACGCTGGCGGCGGACATACTGCGCACGGCAATTGCACCGTCGTGGGACGACATCGGGAAGCTGGCGGCCATCGCGGCGCTGCGGACACTGCTGAACTTCTTCCTCCAGCGCGAGATCGACGGGCACCGCGCGCGGGGGGCCGAGGCGGAAGCGGCCGCGCGGGATGGGGCGGTCAGCTCAGGAACAGCCGGGCGCTGA
- a CDS encoding TSUP family transporter: protein MPGPEVLLYGLPLAFLAGFIDAVAGGGGTITLPTLFFMGLSPAQVVATNKLLAIFGSGSATVQYWRKGHVDRALVVRLIPLALLGSATGAYLVHFVNPDAFRTLVGVVILGVGALVLANKSFGLEDRYPGLTARTLALTLPGTFIIGMYDGFLGPGTGTFAMFLFALAGFNLVRASGNARTLNFATNLGAFLFFLIGGQMVWWIGLPMGLANALGAALGARMAMLRGSAFVKWMYGLIVLLVSARLFLS, encoded by the coding sequence GTGCCCGGTCCCGAAGTCCTGCTGTACGGCCTCCCCCTCGCCTTCCTCGCGGGCTTCATCGACGCGGTCGCCGGGGGCGGCGGCACCATCACCCTCCCCACGCTGTTCTTCATGGGCCTGAGCCCCGCGCAGGTCGTCGCCACGAACAAACTCCTGGCGATCTTCGGGTCCGGCAGCGCCACCGTGCAGTACTGGCGCAAGGGCCACGTGGACCGCGCCCTCGTCGTGCGCCTGATCCCCCTGGCCCTGCTGGGCAGCGCCACCGGCGCGTACCTCGTGCACTTCGTGAACCCCGACGCGTTCCGCACCCTGGTCGGCGTGGTCATCTTGGGGGTCGGCGCCCTCGTGCTGGCCAACAAATCCTTCGGGCTGGAGGACCGCTACCCCGGCCTCACCGCCCGAACGCTGGCGCTCACCCTGCCCGGCACGTTCATCATCGGGATGTACGACGGCTTCCTCGGCCCCGGCACCGGCACGTTCGCCATGTTCCTGTTCGCCCTGGCGGGCTTCAACCTCGTGCGCGCCAGCGGGAATGCCCGCACGCTGAACTTCGCCACGAACCTCGGCGCGTTCCTGTTCTTCCTGATCGGCGGGCAGATGGTCTGGTGGATCGGGCTGCCCATGGGCCTCGCCAACGCCCTGGGCGCCGCGCTCGGCGCGCGCATGGCGATGCTGCGCGGCAGCGCCTTCGTGAAATGGATGTACGGCCTGATCGTCCTGCTCGTCAGCGCCCGGCTGTTCCTGAGCTGA
- a CDS encoding prephenate dehydrogenase: protein MSAASPSAPGPLFETAVVAGVGLIGGSVALGLRQRLLARRVIGLDASPEVLREAEALGVVDEVRAAPGEWLRGADLVVLAAPMRALAPLARELAPFLNPAALVTDVGSVKGGIAAEMERLGVRHFVAGHPMAGSERGGVTHARAALLENAVWVLTPTDHTPLTALSKARTLVEELGAAPVVMPPDAHDALVATISHLPYLASLALTHMVARDERLSLLAAGGFRDLTRVASGDPRMSRDMVVENKGALREALTRFRRQLERLEADLDEPEELLEAAREGKRTRDSLPIVRRSLLPQRHDLVVAVPDKPNQIGAVTQALGEAGVNIKDIEVLAIREDGGAIRLGLETPEDVAHAAAILQAAGFEVRGRG, encoded by the coding sequence ATGAGTGCCGCTTCACCGTCTGCCCCTGGCCCGCTGTTCGAGACCGCCGTGGTGGCGGGGGTGGGGCTGATCGGCGGGAGTGTTGCGCTGGGGCTGCGGCAGCGGCTGCTGGCGCGGCGCGTGATCGGCCTGGACGCCAGCCCCGAGGTGCTGCGCGAGGCCGAGGCGCTGGGCGTGGTGGACGAGGTCCGTGCTGCGCCCGGCGAGTGGCTGCGCGGCGCGGATCTGGTCGTCCTGGCCGCGCCGATGCGGGCCCTGGCGCCGCTGGCGCGCGAACTGGCGCCGTTCCTGAACCCGGCCGCGCTGGTGACGGACGTGGGCAGCGTGAAGGGCGGCATTGCCGCCGAGATGGAGAGGTTGGGCGTGCGGCACTTCGTGGCGGGGCACCCCATGGCGGGCAGTGAGCGGGGCGGCGTGACGCACGCGCGCGCGGCGCTGCTGGAGAACGCCGTGTGGGTGCTGACGCCCACCGACCATACGCCACTGACGGCCCTGAGTAAGGCCCGGACGCTGGTGGAGGAACTGGGGGCGGCGCCGGTCGTGATGCCGCCGGACGCGCACGACGCGCTGGTCGCCACGATCAGTCACCTCCCCTACCTCGCGAGTCTGGCCCTGACGCACATGGTCGCGCGGGACGAGCGGCTGAGCCTGCTCGCGGCGGGCGGCTTCCGGGACCTGACGCGCGTGGCAAGCGGCGACCCGCGCATGAGCCGCGACATGGTCGTGGAGAACAAGGGGGCCCTGCGCGAGGCCCTGACCCGCTTCCGGCGGCAGCTGGAACGCCTGGAAGCCGATCTGGACGAACCGGAGGAGCTGCTGGAGGCCGCGCGAGAGGGGAAACGCACACGCGACAGCCTGCCGATCGTGCGGCGCAGCCTGCTGCCGCAGCGGCACGATCTGGTGGTGGCCGTACCGGATAAACCGAATCAGATCGGGGCGGTGACGCAGGCGCTGGGCGAGGCGGGCGTGAACATCAAGGACATTGAGGTGCTGGCGATCCGCGAGGATGGCGGCGCGATCCGCCTGGGCCTGGAAACCCCGGAGGACGTGGCGCACGCGGCCGCCATCCTTCAGGCGGCGGGCTTCGAGGTGCGCGGGCGCGGCTGA
- a CDS encoding acyltransferase — MTDADPVSPAPAPPAAPPGKLTAIDMFRGLTIIEVVAHHSTGVMLRYLDPASTAHLYTLILNRTLHFAVPAFVFLSAVVLTRSLLKRFEPRRYFWRRLTRGGWPYLLWSVLYALWYVWTDQRVPESLTDPARWRDWLLYGKASYHLYFLLVALEVYVVLPLMLPLARRKPSITGALLFGAALQLGLYLLNREVLRLPFPASTVLWYMLPITLGVAVGARLDEFPAWWRRRRWVLLPVLTLAFSLYLPEALAYARGERVTPIVYSGLSWVYTSLMALTLLGLAFRVQRSASTVRLTVALLGTVSLQVYLIHPALLQALERWDAPDGPPWQVALTMLGYFLLALGVPALLGRALLNTRLSTLLFGR; from the coding sequence GTGACGGACGCTGACCCTGTTTCACCTGCCCCAGCGCCCCCGGCTGCGCCGCCGGGCAAGCTGACGGCCATCGACATGTTCCGGGGCCTGACGATTATCGAGGTGGTGGCGCACCACTCGACCGGGGTGATGCTCCGGTACCTGGATCCGGCCTCGACGGCGCACCTGTACACGCTGATCCTGAACCGCACACTGCACTTCGCGGTGCCCGCGTTCGTGTTCCTGTCGGCGGTGGTGCTGACCCGCAGCCTCCTGAAACGCTTCGAGCCGCGGCGGTACTTCTGGCGACGCCTGACGCGCGGCGGCTGGCCGTACCTGCTGTGGAGTGTCCTGTACGCCCTGTGGTACGTGTGGACGGATCAGCGTGTCCCGGAGTCCCTGACGGACCCGGCCCGCTGGCGGGACTGGCTGCTGTACGGAAAGGCCAGCTACCACCTGTATTTCCTGCTGGTCGCGCTGGAGGTGTACGTGGTGCTGCCCCTGATGCTGCCCCTAGCGCGCCGGAAGCCCAGCATCACGGGAGCGCTGCTGTTCGGGGCGGCGTTGCAGTTGGGCCTGTACCTGCTGAACCGCGAGGTGCTGCGCCTGCCGTTCCCGGCGAGCACGGTGCTGTGGTACATGCTGCCCATTACGCTGGGCGTGGCGGTCGGCGCGCGCCTGGACGAGTTCCCCGCGTGGTGGCGGCGGCGGCGCTGGGTGCTGCTGCCCGTCCTGACGCTGGCGTTCAGCCTGTACCTGCCCGAGGCGCTGGCGTACGCGCGGGGCGAGCGGGTCACGCCCATCGTGTACTCGGGGCTGTCGTGGGTGTACACCAGCCTGATGGCGCTGACGCTGCTGGGTCTGGCGTTCCGCGTGCAGCGCAGCGCGTCCACGGTGCGCCTGACCGTGGCGCTGCTGGGCACCGTGAGCCTGCAGGTGTACCTGATTCACCCGGCGCTGCTGCAGGCGCTGGAACGCTGGGACGCCCCGGACGGCCCGCCGTGGCAGGTGGCGCTGACGATGCTGGGGTACTTCCTGCTCGCGCTGGGTGTGCCTGCCCTGCTGGGCCGGGCGCTGCTGAACACGCGCCTGAGCACGCTGCTGTTCGGCCGGTGA
- a CDS encoding alpha/beta hydrolase: MKGLMVMALAAGLMWSGAQGMVVGPQVTGHAGTQPLHRAAVPAGVWVPVGTAEALSLLRVPKSCARSCALVVVSHPRGQTAEHLRDSASVAVLTAALIHAGFAVLLSGDGGATSWGSPAGLAALGAVHAQATDLFPWSGRTYALGLSMGGLMALRSALPGAPYPVEGVALIDGWVDLQVAWGSALSRREEIQAAYGLADPPEELNPLWLARSWGPRPLLVFGSPDDRTVPFTRNGETLWAEAGEADVGGLVHLSGGHLGGNRFTPVVAQQLVGFYRALEARR; this comes from the coding sequence GTGAAGGGGTTGATGGTGATGGCGCTGGCGGCTGGCCTGATGTGGTCTGGCGCGCAGGGGATGGTCGTGGGTCCGCAGGTGACCGGTCACGCGGGTACGCAGCCGCTGCACCGCGCGGCGGTGCCGGCTGGGGTGTGGGTGCCGGTGGGCACCGCCGAGGCGCTGTCGCTGCTGCGCGTGCCGAAGTCGTGCGCGCGGTCGTGCGCGCTGGTGGTCGTGTCCCATCCACGCGGGCAGACGGCCGAGCACCTGCGGGACAGCGCCAGCGTGGCGGTCCTGACGGCCGCACTGATTCACGCGGGGTTCGCGGTGCTGCTGTCCGGGGACGGCGGGGCGACCAGTTGGGGCAGCCCGGCGGGCCTGGCGGCGCTCGGGGCGGTGCACGCGCAGGCCACGGACCTCTTTCCCTGGTCGGGGCGGACGTACGCGCTGGGCCTGAGCATGGGCGGCCTGATGGCGCTGCGCTCGGCGCTGCCCGGCGCGCCGTACCCGGTCGAGGGCGTGGCCCTGATCGACGGCTGGGTGGACCTGCAGGTGGCGTGGGGTTCGGCCCTGTCGCGCCGCGAGGAGATCCAGGCGGCGTACGGGCTGGCCGACCCGCCCGAGGAGCTGAACCCGCTGTGGCTGGCGCGGTCCTGGGGGCCGCGGCCGCTGCTGGTGTTCGGCAGTCCCGATGACCGGACCGTCCCGTTCACGCGCAACGGGGAGACCCTGTGGGCCGAGGCGGGCGAGGCGGACGTGGGGGGCCTGGTGCACCTGAGTGGCGGTCACCTGGGTGGCAACCGGTTCACGCCGGTGGTCGCGCAGCAGCTGGTCGGGTTTTACCGCGCGCTGGAGGCGCGGCGGTGA
- a CDS encoding serine/threonine-protein kinase: MFLKTLVFDEPDTRARFEHEGRVACSVQHALIVSPLGRLDQTLVFPFVPGVTLRERLEAGPLAPDEATRVAGGLAAAVAALHACGVTHHDLKPENVILEGSRAEFDAVRVIDFGMSHATRLPLDIHSGARMGTPHFMAPEQFLGVRGDPRSDVYSVGAVLFDCLAGEPPFQDALGWLSGLNDRQVPLPGPRALHGVLARCLSRDRAQRPPSAAALYTELSAARRALGLTPLPDLSDWRGQCR, from the coding sequence GTGTTTCTCAAGACGCTGGTCTTCGATGAGCCGGACACCCGCGCCCGCTTCGAGCATGAGGGGCGCGTGGCGTGTTCCGTGCAGCATGCATTAATCGTGTCACCCCTCGGGCGGCTGGATCAGACGCTGGTGTTTCCCTTCGTGCCCGGCGTGACCCTGCGCGAACGGCTGGAGGCCGGGCCCCTGGCGCCCGATGAGGCGACGCGGGTCGCAGGGGGCCTGGCGGCGGCGGTGGCGGCCCTGCACGCGTGCGGGGTCACGCACCACGACCTCAAACCCGAGAACGTGATCCTTGAAGGCAGCCGCGCCGAGTTTGACGCGGTTCGCGTCATTGATTTCGGCATGAGCCATGCCACGCGCCTGCCGCTGGACATTCACAGCGGCGCGCGCATGGGAACCCCGCACTTCATGGCCCCCGAGCAGTTCCTGGGCGTGCGGGGAGACCCACGCAGCGACGTGTACTCGGTGGGCGCCGTGCTGTTCGACTGCCTGGCGGGCGAGCCGCCCTTCCAGGACGCGCTGGGCTGGCTGTCCGGCCTGAATGACCGCCAGGTGCCGCTGCCCGGGCCGCGTGCACTGCATGGCGTGCTGGCGCGCTGCCTGTCCCGGGACCGCGCGCAGCGGCCGCCCAGCGCGGCGGCGCTCTACACGGAACTCAGCGCGGCGCGACGGGCGCTGGGCCTGACGCCCCTGCCGGACCTGAGCGACTGGAGGGGCCAGTGCCGCTGA
- the holA gene encoding DNA polymerase III subunit delta: MPLIAFTGHRFLADETLRDTLTTRGLNARDLPRVAGEDVTADALGPHLSPGLFGDGGVIVDLEGVKPDKALLELLAGAAVTVAVLDEAPPATRLKVYEGRGEVVASPAPSKTGDVAGWVTQRAKKAKLPLDRDASLYLAEVFGADLAGIAGELNKLALLDGPFTRDAVQRVVGREPPGDSFAMLGAATTGRPGEAVTQLRRLLASGEDPFKLMGAVVWQYSLVARCVALQQEGGRVTEQVAAQRLGVKPYPAKKALDVARRLNEAKIRTHLGRILDADLAMKRGLDAGVALERLIVQLSV, translated from the coding sequence GTGCCGCTGATCGCGTTCACCGGGCACCGCTTCCTGGCGGACGAGACCCTGCGCGACACCCTGACCACGCGGGGCCTGAACGCGCGGGACCTGCCCCGCGTGGCGGGTGAGGACGTGACGGCCGACGCGCTGGGCCCGCACCTGAGCCCCGGCCTGTTCGGGGACGGCGGGGTGATCGTGGACCTGGAGGGCGTGAAGCCCGACAAGGCCCTGCTGGAGCTGCTGGCCGGGGCGGCCGTGACGGTCGCGGTGCTGGACGAGGCGCCGCCCGCCACGCGCCTGAAGGTGTACGAGGGCCGGGGTGAGGTGGTCGCCTCGCCCGCGCCCAGCAAGACCGGGGACGTGGCCGGGTGGGTCACGCAGCGGGCGAAGAAGGCGAAGCTGCCGCTGGACCGGGACGCGAGTCTGTACCTTGCGGAGGTGTTCGGCGCGGACCTCGCCGGGATTGCCGGAGAGCTGAACAAACTGGCCCTGCTGGACGGGCCGTTCACGCGGGACGCCGTGCAGCGCGTCGTGGGCCGCGAGCCGCCCGGGGACAGTTTTGCCATGCTGGGTGCCGCCACGACCGGCCGCCCCGGCGAGGCCGTCACGCAGCTGCGGCGCCTGTTGGCGAGCGGCGAGGACCCCTTCAAGCTGATGGGCGCGGTCGTGTGGCAGTACTCGCTGGTGGCGCGCTGCGTGGCGCTTCAGCAGGAAGGTGGGCGCGTCACGGAGCAGGTGGCGGCGCAGCGGCTGGGCGTCAAACCATACCCGGCGAAGAAGGCGCTGGACGTCGCGCGGCGGCTGAATGAGGCGAAGATCCGCACGCACCTGGGCCGCATTCTGGACGCGGACCTGGCCATGAAGCGCGGCCTGGACGCGGGCGTAGCCCTGGAGCGCCTGATCGTGCAGCTCAGTGTGTAG